From a region of the Triticum aestivum cultivar Chinese Spring chromosome 7D, IWGSC CS RefSeq v2.1, whole genome shotgun sequence genome:
- the LOC123166011 gene encoding cytochrome P450 78A9, whose product MAPSEECGWLLYVSLAAKCCANGDGEPYRVVGFVAVLLAAFVVTSLLRWASQGGAAWGRYWWTRKGLGIGEARIPGPRGFPVIGSMGLMTGLAHRKLAAAAAGNVRRRRLMAFSMGETRVVVTADPDVARELLASPAFADRPVKESAYGLMFHRAIGFAPYGAYWRTLRRVSSSHLFSPRQVAASAAQRAVIARQMVDAMRPVGGAGVKHVEARRFLKRASLHNVMWSVFGRRYELDEAGSGEAAELKSLVDEGYDLLGQLNWSDHLPWLARFDPQKIRSRCSALVPRVNCFVGRIIDEHRAARNDDADAVVDFTDVLLSLQGSDKLSDADMIAVLWEMIFRGTDTVAVVIEWVLARLVLHQDVQARVHEELDRVVGPNRAVTESDAASLVFLQAVVKEVLRLHPPGPLLSWARLATSDVHVDGLLVPAGTTVMVNMWAITHDPVVWDKPAEFKPERFLAGPSSDHAAAGAEFSLTGSDLRLAPFGSGRRSCPGKSLAIATVGFWVATLLHEFEWTPPSSDGPGGVDLSEVLGLSCEMAAPLEARLRPRRAV is encoded by the exons ATGGCTCCATCCGAGGAGTGCGGCTGGCTGCTGTACGTTTCCCTCGCCGCCAAATGCTGCGCCAACGGCGACGGCGAGCCTTACCGAGTGGTAGGCTTTGTTGCCGTTCTCCTCGCCGCCTTCGTCGTCACGTCGCTCCTGCGCTGGGCGTCTCAGGGTGGTGCGGCGTGGGGGAGGTATTGGTGGACGAGGAAGGGTCTGGGCATTGGCGAGGCCCGTATCCCGGGGCCACGGGGCTTCCCCGTGATCGGCAGCATGGGCCTCATGACCGGCCTCGCGCACcggaagctcgcggcggcggcggcgggaaacGTCAGGCGCCGGCGGCTCATGGCGTTCTCCATGGGGGAGACCCGGGTGGTGGTGACCGCCGACCCTGACGTGGCGAGAGAGCTGCTGGCTAGCCCGGCGTTCGCCGACCGGCCGGTCAAGGAGTCCGCCTACGGGCTTATGTTCCATCGCGCCATCGGGTTCGCCCCCTACGGCGCCTACTGGCGCACGCTCCGCCGCGTGTCGTCCTCGCACCTCTTCTCGCCGCGGCAGGTGGCCGCCTCCGCCGCGCAGCGCGCAGTGATCGCACGCCAGATGGTGGATGCCATGAGGCCCGTCGGCGGCGCTGGCGTCAAGCACGTCGAGGCGCGGCGGTTCCTGAAACGCGCGTCGCTGCACAACGTGATGTGGTCCGTTTTCGGCCGGAGGTACGAGCTGGACGAGGCCGGGAGCGGGGAGGCCGCGGAGCTCAAGAGTCTGGTCGACGAAGGCTACGACCTGCTCGGCCAGCTCAATTGGTCCGACCACCTCCCGTGGCTCGCACGCTTCGACCCGCAGAAGATCCGGTCCAGGTGCTCCGCCCTGGTCCCCCGCGTGAACTGCTTCGTCGGCAGGATCATCGACGAGCACCGTGCCGCCCGGAACGACGACGCCGACGCCGTGGTAGACTTCACCGACGTCCTGCTGTCCCTCCAAGGCAGCGACAAGCTCTCCGACGCCGACATGATCGCCGTCCTCTGG GAGATGATCTTTCGTGGCACCGACACCGTGGCAGTGGTGATCGAATGGGTGCTGGCCCGGCTGGTGCTGCACCAGGACGTGCAGGCGAGGGTCCACGAGGAGCTGGACCGGGTGGTCGGGCCGAACCGGGCCGTGACCGAGTCGGACGCCGCCTCGCTCGTCTTTCTCCAGGCCGTGGTCAAGGAGGTCCTGCGCCTTCACCCACCAGGCCCACTGCTGTCGTGGGCGCGGCTTGCCACGTCAGACGTCCACGTAGATGGGTTACTTGTCCCCGCGGGGACCACTGTCATGGTCAACATGTGGGCCATAACCCACGACCCAGTCGTGTGGGACAAGCCGGCGGAGTTCAAGCCAGAACGGTTCCTCGCCGGGCCATCGTCGGACCACGCCGCCGCCGGCGCTGAGTTCTCTTTAACGGGTTCCGATCTCAGGCTCGCGCCGTTCGGGTCGGGCAGGCGGAGCTGCCCCGGCAAGTCGCTCGCGATCGCCACCGTCGGATTCTGGGTTGCCACGCTGCTGCACGAGTTCGAGTGGACGCCGCCGTCGTCCGACGGGCCAGGTGGCGTGGACTTGTCTGAGGTGCTGGGGCTGTCGTGTGAGATGGCAGCTCCGCTGGAGGCAAGGCTGAGGCCGAGGCGTGCTGTGTGA